Proteins from a single region of Streptomyces sp. HUAS 15-9:
- a CDS encoding SpoIIE family protein phosphatase has translation MTTGVIPGGQSPEPRPTGTQMPHQRHEQVGHGAHHIDNRSRSSVITARAAANFEPVGRSVATARSFVRDTLQGWGFADIVDDAVVLTSELVTNAVVHAGTHADVLCLRSEDGVRIEVADRYPEREVPLQSSAVNMGSPDREGGRGLQLCAALAGRWGVEYTPTHKNVWFQLDLPERPLGTRAAGPSLPADLLPLADGRVRVAVVQIDRKGSVTAWNEDAEELFGHPAHQVTGRPLTDLAAWPHTPGTGTGIAEALQLSRWEGSYGIRGADGRVTPVYASHLRVRDTGGEPSTVCLLVRDHERAVLQTPLRVPASDAPASSDGQSTDPFEVFIGSPAPDDLDGLLQRTVERARDMLDGDSAFLLLATDDETELEVRASTGLPSARQRFARVPVEAGPGRYGSARMPAVHDDLAAVPGAVPLLNGTGMRSVVTVPLKVEGRLTGSLGVAAEAPGRYSNEEALRLQFAADRIALAVESARLGELERLRRGSLSFLVEASDLLAGTLDRDQTLALMAQMTVPTLATWCAVYTIADQASEPYLSYVLHEDEELIDGIKSLLSKISPPDPVPTPGARVWTAPGEAAHEAALRSSMRSLGLTGGPTRQVAPGIGPTLATASAVGGETVVLPLVARNRVIGMLTLGKPTDEHFRQEILELAEDLSRRAALALDNARLYSERTAISQSLQRSLLPPETPAIPGVEVEVIYRAAGEGNEVGGDFYDVFPIRDGAYGFAIGDVCGTGPHAAAVTGLARHALRLLAREGLSGPAVLERLNSAILDEGARSRFLTLLYGEMRIQQDGSAELKVVCAGHPLPLRLRQDGTVEAAAEPQPLLGVIEDLELYEQTVTLDPGDVLLCVTDGVTERREGSRMLGDDGLADVLTTCTGLTAGAVAARIMRAVERFASDAPSDDMAILAMRVPGLHVE, from the coding sequence ATGACCACGGGAGTGATCCCCGGGGGACAGTCCCCGGAGCCGCGGCCGACGGGCACGCAGATGCCGCACCAGCGGCACGAGCAGGTCGGACACGGCGCCCACCACATCGACAACCGGTCGAGGAGTTCTGTGATCACCGCGCGCGCGGCCGCCAACTTCGAGCCCGTCGGACGGTCGGTCGCGACCGCCCGGTCCTTCGTCCGCGACACTCTCCAGGGATGGGGATTCGCCGACATCGTCGACGACGCCGTGGTCCTCACCAGCGAACTGGTGACCAATGCCGTGGTGCACGCGGGCACCCACGCCGACGTTCTGTGCCTGCGCAGCGAGGACGGCGTACGGATCGAAGTGGCCGACCGCTACCCGGAACGCGAGGTCCCGCTGCAGAGCTCGGCCGTCAACATGGGCAGCCCCGACCGCGAGGGCGGCCGGGGCCTCCAGCTCTGCGCCGCCCTGGCCGGCCGCTGGGGCGTGGAGTACACGCCCACCCACAAGAACGTCTGGTTCCAACTCGACCTCCCGGAGCGCCCGCTGGGCACCCGGGCCGCGGGCCCGTCCCTCCCCGCCGACCTCCTCCCGCTCGCCGACGGCCGGGTCCGCGTCGCGGTCGTACAGATCGACCGCAAGGGCTCGGTCACCGCCTGGAACGAGGACGCCGAGGAACTTTTCGGCCATCCTGCCCACCAGGTCACCGGCAGGCCGCTCACCGACCTCGCGGCCTGGCCGCACACCCCGGGCACCGGCACCGGCATCGCGGAGGCGCTCCAACTCTCGCGCTGGGAGGGCAGTTACGGAATCCGGGGCGCGGACGGCCGGGTGACACCGGTGTACGCCTCCCATCTCCGGGTCCGCGACACCGGCGGCGAGCCCTCCACGGTCTGCCTCCTGGTACGGGACCACGAACGCGCGGTCCTGCAGACGCCGTTGCGCGTCCCGGCCTCCGACGCGCCCGCCTCCTCCGACGGACAGAGCACCGACCCCTTCGAGGTGTTCATCGGCTCCCCCGCCCCGGACGACCTCGACGGCCTCCTCCAGCGCACGGTGGAGCGCGCCCGGGACATGCTCGACGGCGACTCCGCGTTCCTCCTGCTGGCCACGGACGACGAAACGGAGCTGGAGGTCCGCGCCTCCACCGGCCTGCCCTCCGCCCGCCAGCGCTTCGCCCGCGTCCCCGTCGAGGCCGGCCCCGGCCGCTACGGCTCCGCCCGGATGCCGGCCGTACACGACGACCTGGCGGCCGTACCAGGCGCCGTACCGCTGCTGAACGGCACGGGCATGCGCTCGGTCGTCACGGTTCCGCTGAAGGTCGAGGGCCGCCTCACCGGCTCCCTCGGCGTCGCGGCCGAGGCCCCCGGCAGATACTCCAACGAGGAGGCGCTGCGCCTCCAGTTCGCCGCCGACCGCATCGCGCTGGCCGTCGAATCGGCCCGCCTGGGCGAGCTCGAGCGCCTGCGCCGCGGCTCGCTCAGCTTCCTCGTCGAGGCCTCCGACCTGCTCGCCGGAACCCTGGACCGCGACCAGACCCTGGCCCTGATGGCCCAGATGACGGTCCCCACCCTCGCCACCTGGTGCGCCGTCTACACCATCGCCGACCAGGCCTCCGAGCCGTATCTGTCGTACGTCCTGCACGAGGACGAGGAACTCATCGACGGCATCAAGTCGTTGCTCTCCAAGATCTCCCCGCCCGACCCGGTGCCCACGCCCGGCGCCCGCGTCTGGACGGCCCCCGGCGAGGCCGCCCACGAAGCCGCCCTGCGCAGCTCGATGCGCAGCCTCGGCCTGACCGGCGGCCCGACCCGCCAGGTCGCCCCGGGCATCGGCCCGACCCTCGCGACGGCCTCCGCGGTCGGCGGCGAGACGGTCGTCCTTCCACTCGTCGCCCGCAACCGCGTCATCGGCATGCTGACGCTCGGCAAACCGACCGACGAACACTTCCGCCAGGAAATCCTGGAACTGGCCGAGGACTTGTCCCGCCGGGCCGCCCTGGCCCTGGACAACGCCCGCCTCTACTCGGAGCGCACGGCCATCAGCCAGTCCCTCCAGCGCAGCCTCCTGCCGCCCGAGACCCCCGCCATCCCGGGCGTCGAGGTCGAGGTCATCTACCGAGCGGCCGGCGAGGGCAACGAGGTCGGCGGCGACTTCTACGACGTCTTCCCGATCCGCGACGGCGCGTACGGCTTCGCCATCGGCGACGTCTGCGGTACGGGCCCGCACGCGGCGGCGGTCACGGGCCTGGCCCGGCACGCGCTCCGTCTGCTCGCCCGCGAGGGCCTGAGCGGCCCGGCCGTCCTGGAGCGCCTGAACTCCGCGATCCTCGACGAGGGCGCCCGCAGCCGCTTCCTGACCCTCCTGTACGGCGAGATGCGAATCCAGCAGGACGGCAGCGCGGAACTGAAGGTCGTCTGCGCCGGCCACCCGCTTCCGCTGCGCCTGCGCCAGGACGGCACGGTGGAGGCCGCGGCCGAACCCCAGCCGCTGCTCGGTGTCATCGAGGACCTGGAACTGTACGAGCAGACAGTCACCCTCGACCCGGGCGATGTCCTGCTCTGCGTCACGGACGGCGTCACGGAGCGCCGCGAGGGCAGCCGCATGCTGGGCGACGACGGCCTCGCCGACGTCCTCACCACCTGTACCGGCCTCACGGCGGGAGCGGTCGCGGCCCGCATCATGCGCGCGGTGGAGCGCTTCGCCTCCGACGCCCCGTCCGACGACATGGCGATCCTGGCGATGCGGGTGCCCGGCCTCCACGTGGAGTAG